The Halogranum gelatinilyticum genome includes a window with the following:
- a CDS encoding DHH family phosphoesterase, which translates to MGTCIICGTPVDGRICDSHQEDVVFHFRGNHANQLVSGRFYSGTVDGYADFGVFVDIAPGVTGLLHRSELKKRLESLSWEPGDTVFVQVKNVRDNGNIDLGWSIRQSEREFRGVLVQDADGDHDVDGDDDDDEQNNEQQAEPEPEPEPEPEPETAAVDEHEVAETESVEATESADADAAETEAADAEARDYDEPEPAGEAERVEIGTLSDRVGQEVRIEGEVVGARQTGGPTVFELRDETGVVDAAAFVEAGVRAYPEVEVGDVVRLDGEVELRRNEIQVETEALVVLEDEDAEAVQRRLADALTARARPEAVMPLAAHDSVEAVSDQLLDAAEAIRRAVLESHPIVVRHAATADGYVAGAAVERAVLPLIREEYAKSDAEYHYFTRRPLDDAVYGMDAATNDVTRMLQDKDRHDEKLPLVLLLGTGSTVESSDGLGLLGVYGAERVVVDAAVADEDVEDDTEVLVNPARAGADASDLSTGALAANLAAAVNDEVRDDLAHLPAVSYWEGAPQDYLDLADEAGYDAERVTSLREAVALEAYYQSYQDKRELITDLLFGDEAGHDTGLANHVAEQFRIKLDDEVETAEANLEEREEEDVEFAVIDTDAFTHRFDFPPSTMLVEELHRRNRNGSAFVTLGLGMDELYLRSTEDVDVRAVAAAAREQVPNAGITAKGVREGRIEFLSGVRDDVTEAVVDAVVEQLS; encoded by the coding sequence ATGGGTACGTGTATTATCTGTGGTACGCCCGTCGACGGTCGAATCTGTGACAGCCATCAGGAAGACGTCGTGTTTCACTTCCGTGGCAACCATGCCAACCAGCTGGTGTCCGGTCGCTTCTACAGCGGCACGGTCGACGGCTACGCCGACTTCGGCGTCTTCGTCGACATCGCCCCCGGCGTGACCGGTCTCCTCCACCGCAGCGAACTGAAGAAGCGGCTGGAGAGCCTCAGCTGGGAGCCGGGTGACACCGTCTTCGTCCAGGTGAAGAACGTCCGCGACAACGGAAACATCGACCTCGGCTGGTCCATCCGCCAGTCCGAGCGCGAGTTCCGCGGCGTCCTCGTCCAGGACGCTGACGGCGACCACGACGTCGACGGCGACGACGATGACGACGAACAGAACAACGAACAGCAGGCAGAGCCGGAACCCGAGCCGGAGCCCGAGCCCGAGCCGGAGACCGCGGCTGTCGACGAGCACGAGGTCGCTGAGACCGAGTCCGTCGAAGCCACCGAGTCCGCAGACGCCGACGCCGCCGAGACGGAGGCTGCCGACGCCGAAGCGCGCGACTACGACGAACCCGAGCCGGCAGGCGAGGCAGAGCGCGTCGAGATCGGCACGCTCTCGGACCGCGTCGGCCAGGAAGTCCGCATCGAGGGCGAAGTCGTCGGTGCCCGCCAGACCGGCGGCCCGACCGTCTTCGAACTCCGCGACGAGACCGGCGTCGTCGACGCCGCAGCCTTCGTCGAGGCGGGCGTCCGCGCCTACCCCGAGGTCGAGGTCGGCGACGTCGTCCGTCTGGACGGCGAGGTCGAACTCCGCCGCAACGAGATTCAGGTCGAGACCGAGGCACTCGTCGTCCTCGAAGACGAGGACGCCGAAGCAGTCCAGCGTCGGCTCGCCGACGCCCTGACCGCCCGCGCCCGCCCCGAGGCCGTCATGCCGCTCGCGGCCCACGACTCCGTGGAAGCCGTCTCCGACCAGCTGCTCGACGCCGCGGAGGCCATCCGCCGCGCAGTCCTCGAATCGCATCCCATCGTCGTCCGCCACGCCGCCACCGCCGACGGCTACGTCGCCGGTGCCGCCGTCGAGCGCGCCGTCCTCCCGCTCATCCGCGAGGAGTACGCCAAGAGCGACGCCGAATACCACTACTTCACCCGTCGCCCGCTCGACGACGCCGTCTACGGTATGGACGCCGCGACGAACGACGTCACGCGGATGCTCCAGGACAAGGACCGACACGACGAGAAGCTCCCCCTCGTGCTTCTCCTTGGTACTGGCAGCACCGTCGAGTCCAGTGACGGACTCGGCCTGCTCGGTGTCTACGGCGCGGAGCGCGTCGTCGTCGACGCCGCCGTCGCCGACGAGGACGTCGAAGACGACACGGAAGTGCTCGTCAACCCGGCGCGTGCCGGGGCGGACGCCTCGGACCTCTCGACGGGCGCGCTCGCGGCGAACCTCGCTGCGGCCGTCAACGACGAGGTCCGCGACGACCTCGCGCACCTCCCCGCCGTCAGCTACTGGGAGGGTGCCCCGCAGGACTACCTCGACCTCGCAGACGAGGCAGGCTACGACGCAGAGCGCGTGACCAGCCTCCGCGAGGCAGTCGCGCTCGAAGCCTACTACCAGTCCTACCAGGACAAGCGCGAGCTCATCACGGACCTGCTGTTCGGCGACGAGGCGGGCCACGACACCGGACTCGCCAACCACGTCGCAGAGCAGTTCCGCATCAAGCTGGACGACGAGGTCGAGACGGCCGAAGCCAACCTCGAAGAGCGTGAGGAGGAGGACGTCGAGTTCGCCGTCATCGACACCGACGCCTTCACCCACCGCTTCGACTTCCCGCCGTCGACGATGCTCGTCGAGGAACTCCACCGCCGCAACCGCAACGGCAGCGCGTTCGTCACGCTCGGTCTCGGCATGGACGAACTCTACCTCCGCAGCACGGAGGATGTCGACGTCCGCGCCGTCGCCGCCGCCGCCCGCGAACAGGTGCCGAACGCTGGCATCACCGCGAAGGGTGTCCGCGAGGGCCGCATCGAGTTCCTCTCGGGCGTCCGTGACGACGTGACGGAAGCCGTCGTCGACGCCGTCGTCGAGCAGCTCTCGTAA
- a CDS encoding YIP1 family protein, which produces MTTWVENPRGGRDRGPRGIVRAWAEVLVRPRRFFRNGVAPGDQAPGLVFGVLVALCYVGGLLAFTPDRVLGTDYVPLLAGSASATSLLLLVAVTLFLAPATMHLLGALQTVLLMLTVRDRAGVSETVQTIAYATAPCVLAGVPSPTLRLACALYGAGLFVVGLSVVHRTSLLRAAVAGAVPALVLFGYVFGGVAAATTLAGALGLL; this is translated from the coding sequence GTGACTACCTGGGTCGAAAACCCCCGCGGCGGCCGCGACCGCGGCCCGCGCGGCATCGTCCGCGCGTGGGCCGAGGTGCTCGTCCGCCCGCGACGGTTCTTCCGCAATGGCGTCGCCCCCGGCGACCAGGCACCCGGCCTCGTCTTCGGCGTGCTCGTCGCGCTCTGTTACGTCGGCGGCCTGCTGGCGTTCACGCCCGACCGCGTGCTCGGAACCGACTACGTCCCGCTCTTAGCCGGTAGTGCGTCGGCGACGAGTCTCCTCCTCCTTGTGGCCGTCACGCTGTTTCTCGCGCCCGCGACGATGCATCTCCTCGGCGCGCTCCAGACGGTCCTCCTGATGCTCACCGTCCGCGACCGCGCCGGTGTGAGCGAGACCGTCCAGACCATCGCCTACGCCACCGCACCCTGCGTCCTCGCCGGAGTGCCGTCGCCGACGCTCCGACTCGCCTGCGCGCTCTACGGCGCGGGCCTGTTCGTCGTCGGCCTCAGCGTCGTCCACCGGACGAGCCTTCTTCGTGCTGCTGTCGCCGGCGCGGTCCCGGCACTCGTGCTCTTCGGCTACGTCTTCGGTGGGGTGGCCGCCGCGACGACGCTGGCGGGGGCACTCGGCCTGCTCTGA